In the genome of Silurus meridionalis isolate SWU-2019-XX chromosome 17, ASM1480568v1, whole genome shotgun sequence, the window actgctgctgagaaatctggactgCACTGTGGATGACAGGAACCTTTATGAAGCAttcctgagatttgggactgtcctcaATGCACAGGTAATTTATAACTACTAAtccttacattttatttctttcccaaTACCTTGGGGTTTCCTCCCCGTACTCAGCTGGTGTATTATCTGATTGTGGAGAGCTCTGATATTGCTAACCTCTAACACTTTTGTTGCACTCTGCTTGCGTTCCCATACAGGTCAATATAGAGAACGGGCAAACAAAAGGCATTGGGTATGTGACGTTTTCATCTCCCGATGAGGCTCGAGCAGCCATCGTGGAGATGAATGGcagggtgctgggcagcaggCCGGTGTACGTAAGTCCCTCTCAGATCACCCAGGGACGAAGTCACGGCATGAAGGTGGAAACCATCTCGCCTTCGAAACCCTGCCCAGACCCCAGACCCAATgccaacaagaacatccatccacagagtgagtcaaagctgttgattagttttgtgttaaatgcaattgaaaattaaaaacagaagaaCACTATTAATGTTAGCAAGTCTTACCTACTGATTGGATGCTAAAATGAGATGATTCGCTGCACCTACTGATGCAGTTCCAGATCTTGGACAAACAAatcagcagcagtggaacaggcAGTCCACACCGCAGCCCCTCGGACTGGACACCCAGGtactattctgattctatttccagtgtATTTTATAGAGACTTTTATGAAATTTGGATGATGTTTTGTCACATCTTTGTTTGGTCACATTTTTGGCTTAATAATTGGTTTTATTCCTTTTCCAATAAAGTGTTTACTTCGCattagatcctctattataccagaaccagtgtacacttgcagcaaATTCCTGCTATCAGAAAAATACCTTTAatgctaattttttttgctttctgtatctctaCACTGACTTTTACAGGTGGTACTACACAATGGACGGTCCAAGGGCATTGGATTCGTCCGATTTTCCTCTCTTGATGAAGCCAataatgccatcagagagttaaatggaaagctggtgagcGGAAGGCAACAGTGCAGCTCTTTAGGTTTCTTACCACTTATCCTGCTCAGCTTGGGCAggtaaaaagagagaaatatataaataaagtttttgcaAGCACTAccaaactgatttaaaaaattacaaactctcaccatcatcatccacaATCTCCATCCGATAATCTGAAACTGTGAGTGACTACGTTTAACACTGTAATTGTGCCACAAACCCACGTCCTTGTTATTCAATGACGGGAATGGGTCCGTGGCCAAAATGGGGGTGGTGAACCATCAGGTAATGTGATGATGCTCACCGGTGgggggagaaagaaagacagacaaatcaATGCCCAGAGCATTACTGAGGTCGGCACTAATGTTGGGCGAGAAGGCCAGGAGTGCAGTCAGGAGGAGCCTAGGTGCCACCTgagtggcagcctgttgcagcagctctCGTTTAAGtttgtattctttttatttatttttgaagtgTTCTGAcacttcttgtttttctttttgagtatgtgtgtgtgaatatgaacTGCACTATGGACACCAACAAATTCACCGAGTTTGTTCTCCTaattttttggactttgttaACAGTCGTGTTCGGAAACTCTGCTCACGGCCACGGTCCAATTGTTTACACCAGAAATTAGCTGTAAGCATTTCACAACACGGCGGTGCTACTTCGGGAAAATCCGGATATTTCCCGCAAGATAAGAAGTAGAAGATGGGGGAACCAAGCTGGTGCTCTGTGTCGGACCAAAATGAGACATTACAGACCAACTCTCCCATTCATCATCATAGGGAGATCTCTACCCAACAAGATGGACGAGCTAGCAGCTCTTACACGGCATCAGAAGGAATTCTGTGGGGGGTGGCTTAATGCTGTTTGCGGAGTCATGGCTATCCAAGCTAACACCGGATTCGACCGTGGCTCTGGATGGATTTCAACTACTGCATGAGGACAGAACGATAAAGAGCGTTAACATTTAACTTCTGAGACAGAAGTTAAataacagcttttttttaataaccaaaAAACAGCATAAACTAACACCCAAGCCTGCTTGAACTCCAGGGCTGGGGAAATTACTGTATTGATCTCCTATCCACAGCAAGCACACGTGCACTCATACGACACAACACCCCCACCTGTTGGACACTGAACACCGAAGGAAACCACCAAGGAGCTTGTCCCTCACACTAGAACTGGTCACCCAAACACCTGGAGAGGAAGCAAACCACAATATAGTCAGGCCAATTTacctgcttacacacacacaatcaataaaACCACAACAAGGGAAAACAAAAGTGCAAGCACACAATGAAGGCAGCATAAGcacaggaaaagaaaattaaacaaacaaaataataagcACAATCAGCTTCATTCAATACACCTTACAAAGAAACACATGACCTCTAAGTAGTCTCTGATGACTGTTGAGTAATCATCCGGATCCTCCAAACcctctgaaaaaaatatatataaggcAATGGTTTATTAGGCCACTTCCCAGCTGAAACAGACACACTAATGACAATATAAAACGCGTGTGGTCCATTAGCACACTAGCATTTGGCTGCTCAGCTAATCCGGTAACCCGTTAGCCACAGCACTGTATAAGAGGGACATGTGTCCCATGCCGGTGCTCGAAACGTAGAAGAAACGCCAGAGCTTCAGCGAACTGCTATTAATAAAAGGGAAATACCATAAAGTTCAATAAGTCTCACTGTTACATCCGTAGTAAAAATGGAAATCTCCATGGAATGGGAACACAAAGACCCGATGGGTTGTTTCAGCTGGATGTCGAAGGGAGCTTGCCCACCAGTCACTGGGCATCAAGTGCAGTAGAAGCAACTAGCTTGTGGCACACCACCAAGTTGAAGAAGCTTTAAAATTTGGTGAATAGAGTTAACTTTCCTGCAGAAAAAGAAGTTTCCTTCTGTGAAGCCTGTGTGGAAGGCAAGATGTCAAGAAAGCCTTACAAGCCAGTGGGAGAAATCCGTTCCTAACGCAAACTGGAGTTGGTACTTTGTTACATGTATTGATGACTATTATTGAAGACAGAAACTAGAAAAGAAGGCTGTAAAGCTCTGTTTCATGGGAAATGGAGACAATGCCAAAGGCTACAGCTTGTTTGATGAAGAAAAACGAATAATTTTAATTCGTTGAGATGTAATCTTCAACGAGGCAGATTTTGGCTAGAATCAAAAAGTAGACATTTCCTGTTTAGAGAAGGATATTGCAATGAAAACTGATGAGCAAACACCAGTCTTCCAAGGGATCGGAAAGCCATAGGATCAAGATGGATGTTTAAAGTCAAGCATCAGAGTTACGGACACGTGGACAAGTGCAGACTTGTTGCTAAGTGATATTTACAGAAGTATGGTGGTCACTACAATGAAACTTTTTCACCTGTggtaaaatttaaattaatttgcacGCTGCAGTCCTTCGCTGTTCAGAAGGAGCTAAATGTACACCAAATGGAAGTGGTAACTGCATTTCTAAATGGCAACCTGGATGAGGAAATCTATATGGAGCAACCAGAGGGATACATTAAACCAGGGTAGAAACACTAAGGAAA includes:
- the LOC124400287 gene encoding polyadenylate-binding protein 1-like isoform X1 — encoded protein: MALFQKSSLENHSWGDLMDELDNEMENLQPFCIYDPWSMNTISQVEEQKVEEQIPLEMVVEEQMVEERKVDKQMVKEKKVEKQKEQAEVQQQPARTNKLPKERLIKNTKSVTLLLRNLDCTVDDRNLYEAFLRFGTVLNAQVNIENGQTKGIGYVTFSSPDEARAAIVEMNGRVLGSRPVYVSPSQITQGRSHGMKVETISPSKPCPDPRPNANKNIHPQNAVPDLGQTNQQQWNRQSTPQPLGLDTQVVLHNGRSKGIGFVRFSSLDEANNAIRELNGKLVSGRQQCSSLGFLPLILLSLGRKKQPKTNTLCSVLHRYQTRVIQ
- the LOC124400287 gene encoding polyadenylate-binding protein 4-like isoform X2, which codes for MALFQKSSLENHSWGDLMDELDNEMENLQPFCIYDPWSMNTISQVEEQKVEEQIPLEMVVEEQMVEERKVDKQMVKEKKVEKQKEQAEVQQQPARTNKLPKERLIKNTKSVTLLLRNLDCTVDDRNLYEAFLRFGTVLNAQVNIENGQTKGIGYVTFSSPDEARAAIVEMNGRVLGSRPVYVSPSQITQGRSHGMKVETISPSKPCPDPRPNANKNIHPQIPDLGQTNQQQWNRQSTPQPLGLDTQVVLHNGRSKGIGFVRFSSLDEANNAIRELNGKLVSGRQQCSSLGFLPLILLSLGRKKQPKTNTLCSVLHRYQTRVIQ